In Lentibacillus amyloliquefaciens, one DNA window encodes the following:
- a CDS encoding 6-phospho-beta-glucosidase has translation MKGLKLTVIGGGSSYTPELIEGILSHQEVLNVSEIWLVDVEAGKEKLAIIEGLTKRMVKKTGCSIKTFTTIDRRKAIKDAGYIISQIRVGQLAMRRHDEYISIKHGVVGQETTGAGGFMKALRTIPVLLDICRDIEELAPGAWLLNFTNPAGIITEAILKYSNVKVVGLCNNPINFYKKFAETYNVSIDDVSINFTGINHLIWITGLYIKGKSRIEDIFTGRSDSYEAKNIPAFGWDLEFLKSLGAIPCGYHKYYYQTDQILSEQLKQFEQNETRADKVQSLENELFDIYRDPEQEEKPKALEQRGGAYYSEAAINLIRSIHLNTKNVHTLNVRNNGTITCLPDDVSIEVNCVVESHQITPLQVGEVSPQIRGLLQNVKAYEELTVDAAVYGDKGLAHQALTLHPLVPSAERAKKILDEMLLINKDFLPQFN, from the coding sequence TTGAAAGGACTGAAACTAACCGTGATTGGAGGGGGATCTTCCTATACACCTGAGTTAATAGAAGGAATTCTTAGCCATCAGGAAGTTTTGAACGTATCTGAAATTTGGCTGGTAGATGTAGAAGCGGGCAAAGAAAAGTTGGCCATTATTGAAGGTTTAACTAAGCGAATGGTTAAAAAAACCGGGTGTTCCATAAAGACTTTTACGACTATCGATAGAAGAAAAGCCATAAAAGATGCTGGTTATATTATTTCACAAATTAGAGTTGGACAACTGGCCATGCGGCGGCATGACGAATATATATCAATTAAACATGGTGTCGTGGGGCAGGAAACAACCGGGGCAGGGGGATTCATGAAAGCCCTGCGAACCATTCCGGTTTTACTTGATATTTGCCGGGATATCGAGGAATTGGCACCAGGTGCATGGTTGTTGAACTTCACAAACCCTGCTGGCATTATTACAGAAGCCATCCTGAAATATAGTAATGTGAAAGTGGTAGGGTTGTGCAATAATCCCATTAATTTTTATAAGAAATTTGCTGAAACCTATAATGTTTCGATTGATGACGTCAGCATTAATTTCACGGGGATTAACCACTTGATTTGGATAACCGGTTTGTATATTAAAGGAAAATCAAGGATAGAAGATATTTTCACCGGCCGGTCAGATAGTTATGAAGCAAAAAACATACCTGCTTTTGGATGGGATTTGGAATTTCTGAAGTCTTTGGGTGCTATCCCATGTGGTTACCATAAGTATTACTATCAGACAGATCAAATTCTGAGTGAGCAGCTTAAGCAATTTGAACAAAATGAGACACGTGCTGATAAAGTTCAATCACTTGAAAATGAATTGTTTGACATCTATAGGGACCCTGAACAAGAGGAAAAACCTAAAGCATTGGAGCAAAGAGGCGGAGCTTATTATTCTGAAGCAGCCATTAATTTAATCAGATCAATTCATCTTAATACAAAAAATGTGCATACACTAAATGTTCGAAATAACGGGACGATTACGTGTCTGCCTGATGATGTGAGTATAGAAGTCAATTGTGTTGTGGAAAGCCATCAGATAACACCGCTTCAAGTTGGTGAAGTTTCACCACAGATTAGGGGGCTTTTGCAAAATGTCAAAGCGTATGAAGAACTCACAGTGGATGCGGCTGTGTATGGTGACAAAGGGCTTGCGCATCAGGCATTGACACTACATCCGCTTGTCCCGTCTGCTGAACGGGCAAAAAAAATTTTAGATGAAATGTTGCTAATAAACAAGGATTTTTTACCACAATTTAACTAA
- the tnpA gene encoding IS66 family insertion sequence element accessory protein TnpA, protein MTLKDKRIEWKARYDAWKESGQSVAEWCRTQEIKVHQIYYWVQRFENNEVSPEPEPTQWLAVQVDDETIASEGKGPIFIHFDAISVEVRPGANVGLLSDIIHVLQNQC, encoded by the coding sequence ATGACCCTAAAAGACAAACGAATAGAATGGAAAGCGCGCTATGATGCCTGGAAAGAAAGCGGACAAAGTGTAGCTGAATGGTGTCGTACTCAGGAAATCAAAGTCCACCAAATATATTATTGGGTACAGCGATTCGAGAATAACGAGGTTTCTCCGGAACCGGAGCCAACACAATGGCTCGCTGTCCAAGTAGACGATGAAACCATAGCTTCTGAAGGAAAAGGACCCATCTTTATTCACTTTGACGCCATCTCCGTCGAAGTACGGCCAGGCGCCAATGTTGGCCTACTGTCTGATATCATCCATGTCCTGCAAAACCAATGCTGA
- the tnpB gene encoding IS66 family insertion sequence element accessory protein TnpB (TnpB, as the term is used for proteins encoded by IS66 family insertion elements, is considered an accessory protein, since TnpC, encoded by a neighboring gene, is a DDE family transposase.): protein MLTNFQFERVYLARGNTDLRKSIDGLAVIVKECFDLDPFSPCLFVFCNRKRDKLKILQWEHNGFWLHYRRLERGTFHWPSEKETAPMNISPRQLRWLLDGLPIEQKQAHREVKARTIL from the coding sequence ATGCTGACGAATTTTCAATTCGAGCGCGTGTACTTGGCACGCGGCAACACAGATCTTCGCAAATCCATCGATGGGTTGGCGGTCATTGTAAAAGAATGCTTTGATCTTGATCCCTTTTCCCCTTGTCTGTTCGTGTTCTGTAATCGTAAACGTGATAAGCTGAAGATTCTCCAATGGGAGCACAATGGCTTTTGGCTCCATTACCGCAGACTGGAAAGAGGGACATTCCATTGGCCATCCGAGAAGGAAACGGCACCCATGAATATCAGCCCACGCCAACTTCGTTGGCTGTTAGATGGTTTGCCAATTGAACAGAAGCAGGCACACCGGGAAGTGAAAGCACGTACCATTCTATAA
- a CDS encoding ISL3 family transposase, which translates to MKNFEEKYNMFQSALEIPEPWYVFHHELAKDEKTLHIYIEYRSGAEFTCPNCGNPGCKVHDIYDQDRTWRHLDFWQYQTLLHARMPRVNCESCGKIRTVKIDWARPGAGFSLFFDYHVMSLMAEMPVAAVARKVGEHDTRLWRVFKYYVHQAMKELDVSSVTRVAIDETSRAKGHKYVTLFIDTDTKRLLFATEGKSSDVLQDFCQFLERKGVSPSQIREICSDMSPSFIAGIEANFPDASITFDKFHVMKLVNEALDKVRKHEQATEPLLKNSRYVWLKNQENLTKKQDSKFQKLKDMDLKTGRAYRIKLSLQKMWQLSPLSSDIYFDAWYDWAIRSQLEPMIKAAKSLKKHKDGILRWFITKLTNGLLEGINGLVQAAKRKARGYRSTDNFIAMIYATVNKLDLIVEP; encoded by the coding sequence ATGAAGAATTTTGAAGAAAAGTATAATATGTTTCAATCTGCCTTGGAAATACCTGAACCTTGGTATGTTTTTCATCATGAACTGGCAAAAGATGAAAAGACCTTACACATCTATATCGAATACAGATCAGGTGCTGAATTTACATGTCCTAACTGTGGAAATCCAGGCTGTAAAGTCCATGATATTTATGATCAGGATCGCACATGGCGACACCTTGATTTTTGGCAATATCAAACATTGCTTCATGCCAGAATGCCGCGTGTTAATTGTGAATCCTGCGGTAAAATACGTACCGTCAAGATAGACTGGGCACGGCCGGGTGCCGGGTTTTCATTATTCTTTGATTATCATGTGATGTCCTTAATGGCTGAAATGCCTGTGGCAGCTGTTGCTCGTAAGGTTGGTGAACATGATACCCGTCTCTGGCGTGTATTTAAGTATTATGTTCATCAAGCGATGAAGGAGCTTGATGTCTCCAGTGTGACACGCGTCGCCATTGATGAAACATCCCGTGCCAAAGGACATAAATACGTGACACTGTTTATCGACACGGATACTAAACGGTTATTGTTCGCCACAGAAGGAAAAAGTTCAGATGTATTACAGGACTTTTGCCAGTTCCTTGAACGCAAAGGCGTTTCCCCTTCCCAAATCAGGGAAATATGTTCGGATATGTCGCCTTCGTTTATAGCAGGAATTGAAGCGAATTTCCCCGATGCATCGATCACATTTGATAAATTTCATGTCATGAAGCTGGTGAACGAAGCATTGGATAAGGTTCGCAAACATGAACAAGCGACCGAACCATTACTGAAAAATTCACGTTACGTGTGGCTAAAAAACCAAGAAAATCTAACCAAAAAGCAGGACAGTAAATTCCAGAAACTTAAGGACATGGACTTAAAAACAGGGCGTGCCTATCGCATAAAATTATCCCTCCAGAAGATGTGGCAACTATCACCGCTATCCTCTGATATTTATTTTGATGCATGGTATGACTGGGCCATCCGTTCACAGTTGGAACCTATGATCAAGGCTGCAAAGTCACTGAAAAAGCACAAGGACGGTATTTTAAGGTGGTTCATTACCAAATTGACCAATGGGCTGCTTGAAGGCATAAATGGCCTGGTTCAAGCTGCCAAGAGAAAGGCTCGAGGTTACCGCTCTACGGACAATTTCATCGCCATGATCTACGCGACAGTTAACAAACTTGATTTAATTGTTGAGCCATGA
- the tnpC gene encoding IS66 family transposase, translating into MGKTAHTSNKSIEYYKAQNEKLEMENEALETKLKWYEEQFRLSQQRRFGSSSEKTDEDQLSLFNEAEVTTDTTVEEPTVETITYKRKKQRGQREQKLENLPTETVKYRLSDEEQACSCCGGELHDMSTEVRKELKVIPAQVKVVEHVRHVYGCRHCERHEIETPIVTAKMPEPVFPGSLASPSAMAYTMTQKYVESMPLYRQEKHLERFGVSIPRQTLANWTIYGANTWLELIYNEMHARLLELDALHADETPLQVLSEPERPATSKSYIWLYRSGQADVPIVLYDYQQTRAAKHPRRFLEGFQGYLHVDGYSGYNALPNVTLVGCWAHARRYFTEALKALPESAATTSVKAKEGLAFCNKLFDIERDLKDKSPQERYEKRLERSQPVLEAFLAWLQEQTPRVLPKSAFGKAIKYCRKQWERLEVFLEDGRLDIDNNRAERSIKPFVLGRKNWLFSNTAKGARSSAIIYSLVETAKENGLNPFNYLSYLFEELPNMDTTDKAQLAQLLPWSTTLPEECRVPNKSK; encoded by the coding sequence ATGGGAAAAACAGCGCATACATCAAACAAATCAATTGAATATTATAAAGCGCAAAATGAAAAGCTTGAGATGGAAAACGAGGCGTTAGAGACGAAATTAAAATGGTACGAAGAACAATTTCGGCTAAGCCAACAACGCAGGTTCGGCTCCTCCAGTGAGAAGACTGATGAAGACCAGCTCTCCCTTTTCAATGAGGCCGAAGTTACAACTGACACGACTGTTGAAGAACCAACTGTCGAAACGATTACATATAAACGCAAGAAACAGCGCGGTCAGCGTGAACAAAAGCTGGAAAACCTGCCTACGGAAACGGTTAAGTACCGTTTATCCGATGAGGAACAGGCCTGTTCGTGCTGCGGCGGAGAGCTACACGATATGAGCACGGAAGTGCGTAAAGAATTAAAGGTTATTCCTGCGCAAGTGAAAGTCGTGGAGCACGTACGCCACGTATATGGCTGTCGCCATTGTGAACGCCATGAAATTGAAACGCCTATCGTGACAGCGAAGATGCCGGAGCCGGTATTTCCAGGCAGCCTGGCCTCTCCGTCCGCAATGGCCTATACTATGACACAAAAGTATGTGGAAAGCATGCCACTGTATCGGCAAGAGAAACACTTAGAACGCTTCGGTGTGTCTATTCCACGCCAGACACTGGCCAATTGGACGATATACGGTGCCAATACCTGGCTTGAGTTGATTTACAATGAAATGCACGCACGACTATTGGAGCTAGATGCATTGCATGCGGATGAGACGCCATTACAAGTTTTATCCGAGCCGGAACGGCCCGCAACATCGAAATCCTACATATGGCTGTATCGTTCTGGACAAGCTGATGTGCCAATTGTCCTGTACGATTATCAGCAAACCCGGGCTGCCAAACATCCACGCCGATTTCTGGAAGGCTTTCAGGGATATTTACATGTAGACGGGTATTCCGGCTATAACGCTCTCCCTAACGTCACTTTAGTCGGTTGTTGGGCGCATGCGCGCCGTTATTTCACGGAGGCGCTCAAGGCACTTCCGGAATCCGCGGCCACTACGTCCGTGAAGGCTAAAGAAGGCTTGGCCTTCTGTAATAAGCTTTTTGATATTGAACGTGATTTAAAGGACAAAAGTCCACAAGAACGCTATGAAAAGCGTTTAGAGCGCAGCCAGCCCGTGCTGGAGGCTTTTTTAGCATGGCTTCAAGAACAGACGCCACGCGTATTGCCGAAAAGCGCCTTTGGCAAGGCAATCAAATATTGTCGTAAACAATGGGAACGTTTAGAGGTATTCTTAGAGGATGGCCGATTGGATATCGATAACAATCGAGCAGAGCGATCCATTAAGCCTTTTGTGCTTGGAAGGAAAAATTGGCTTTTTAGCAATACCGCAAAGGGAGCAAGATCCAGTGCGATTATCTATAGTCTTGTGGAGACGGCCAAGGAAAATGGACTGAATCCATTCAACTACCTTAGCTACCTGTTTGAAGAGCTTCCCAATATGGATACAACAGATAAAGCCCAATTGGCTCAGCTTCTGCCGTGGTCCACGACACTTCCTGAGGAATGTCGCGTTCCTAATAAATCTAAATAA
- a CDS encoding PTS sugar transporter subunit IIB, producing the protein MKITLLCALGMSTSLLVERMKKAADSRGIDAEIEAHSVDDIEEQLKDSDVILLGPQIRYKKNELSKKAEAANIPMAVIDMKAYGVTDGEKVLDQALELNN; encoded by the coding sequence ATGAAAATCACGTTACTATGCGCGTTAGGCATGAGTACAAGTCTTTTAGTAGAAAGGATGAAAAAGGCAGCTGATAGCCGGGGGATTGATGCCGAAATCGAGGCACATTCTGTAGATGATATTGAAGAACAGCTGAAGGATTCTGATGTCATTTTGTTGGGACCACAGATACGTTATAAGAAAAATGAACTGTCTAAAAAAGCAGAAGCAGCGAATATACCGATGGCTGTTATTGATATGAAAGCGTATGGCGTTACGGATGGGGAGAAGGTGCTTGACCAAGCACTGGAGTTGAATAATTAA
- a CDS encoding PTS lactose/cellobiose transporter subunit IIA, giving the protein MNVENFSMTIILHAGNAKNYLHEALQHARKAAFDQVEPKMKQASDELLAAHKIQTKFIQEDTKEGLTNLSVLLVHAQDHLMTVMSEKSLIEEMIEMYRNQNDLHEKVNRLVEECSTGKSS; this is encoded by the coding sequence ATGAATGTTGAGAACTTTTCAATGACGATCATTTTACATGCTGGAAATGCCAAAAATTATCTGCACGAAGCGCTTCAACATGCCAGAAAAGCAGCATTTGATCAAGTTGAACCAAAGATGAAGCAAGCCTCTGATGAGTTATTGGCAGCGCATAAAATACAGACAAAGTTTATTCAGGAAGATACAAAGGAGGGGTTAACAAACCTGTCGGTATTGCTGGTTCATGCTCAGGACCATTTAATGACGGTCATGTCTGAAAAGAGTCTGATTGAAGAGATGATTGAGATGTATCGGAACCAGAACGATTTACATGAGAAAGTTAATCGTTTAGTCGAGGAGTGCAGCACTGGAAAATCTTCATGA
- a CDS encoding SDR family NAD(P)-dependent oxidoreductase, protein MQLEGKRIIVTGGASGMAAATVRTYVKEGATVTSIDVNDEDGRKVAEEVTKESPGKATYYHCDISNREEVQSVFKQAIDEMGGLDVLAHVAAVQRSIPAADITDKDFDFLMNINIRGTMITNQEAFKAMRDQDKGVIINYGSISGLRKEAGATLYSASKGAVMSWTRSVAAEWGPHGIRVNAVLPAIHTPMYEAARSQLTPEQLEAMEAENRKEIPLGGKYGDPDEDLGPVMTFLASDASRFITGQLLPVDGGQATVR, encoded by the coding sequence ATGCAACTAGAAGGCAAACGAATTATTGTAACTGGTGGCGCCAGTGGAATGGCTGCCGCAACAGTTCGCACCTATGTAAAAGAAGGCGCAACCGTTACGTCAATTGATGTAAATGATGAAGATGGCCGAAAAGTAGCTGAAGAAGTGACAAAAGAGAGCCCTGGTAAAGCTACCTATTACCACTGTGATATCTCCAATCGTGAAGAGGTTCAATCTGTTTTCAAACAGGCAATCGACGAAATGGGCGGTCTGGATGTCTTAGCCCATGTAGCTGCTGTTCAACGTTCTATCCCTGCAGCAGATATCACCGATAAGGACTTCGATTTCCTAATGAATATCAATATTCGTGGCACCATGATTACCAACCAGGAAGCATTCAAAGCAATGCGTGATCAGGATAAAGGTGTCATTATAAACTATGGATCCATTTCAGGCTTGCGTAAAGAAGCTGGCGCAACACTTTATTCTGCGTCAAAAGGTGCTGTTATGTCCTGGACCCGCAGTGTTGCAGCTGAATGGGGACCACACGGCATCCGTGTAAATGCTGTTCTTCCGGCTATCCATACGCCAATGTATGAGGCTGCACGGTCACAATTAACACCAGAACAACTGGAAGCAATGGAAGCAGAAAACCGTAAAGAAATTCCACTTGGTGGCAAATACGGTGACCCGGATGAAGATCTTGGTCCGGTTATGACCTTCTTGGCAAGTGATGCCTCCCGGTTTATCACAGGACAACTTCTTCCTGTTGATGGCGGACAAGCAACCGTTCGATAA
- the celB gene encoding PTS cellobiose transporter subunit IIC, with product MERYFMPVAGKMSEQRHLKAIRDGIVATMPLLIIGSIFLIISSPPVESWSKFMEPYAPALSIPVDATFGLLGLVAVFSIAYSLAKSYEMDELSAGVLSLAAFFVATPLTENGNIPLNLMGSEGLFIAIVLALFTVEVYRFFEQRNIVIRMPEGVPPSVWRAFTALIPGAVIIAAVWGIDLILKNAFDLSLHGVVGAVLRQPLESMGGSLWGAIIAIILIHLLWSFGIHGISVVASVMAPIWYSLTEQNVAAQQAGEELPHIIGQPFMAIWWAVGGSGMALALTILFVWRARSKHLKGLGRGSIWASFFNISEPVVFGAPIVMNPLLFIPFILAPLAVGIITYFSMSLGFVGKPYVIVPWTTPPPFSGILTTGDWRGGVLMTINLIVAILIYYPFFRLYDKKLVQEEKENDSAAVTKEE from the coding sequence ATGGAACGTTATTTTATGCCTGTTGCGGGAAAGATGTCTGAACAACGTCACTTGAAGGCAATCAGGGATGGTATTGTTGCAACAATGCCATTGTTGATCATCGGTAGTATATTTTTAATCATATCATCTCCGCCTGTTGAATCATGGTCGAAATTTATGGAACCGTATGCCCCCGCTCTCAGTATACCAGTGGATGCAACATTTGGGCTTCTGGGACTTGTTGCAGTATTTTCGATTGCCTATAGTCTTGCCAAAAGTTACGAGATGGATGAACTGTCAGCAGGTGTGCTCAGTCTTGCAGCGTTTTTTGTTGCAACACCGCTCACTGAAAACGGTAATATACCATTAAACTTAATGGGCAGTGAAGGCCTGTTTATTGCGATTGTGCTGGCTCTTTTTACAGTTGAAGTCTATCGTTTTTTTGAACAGCGAAATATTGTGATTCGTATGCCTGAAGGGGTGCCGCCCTCTGTCTGGCGTGCTTTTACAGCCTTAATTCCAGGGGCAGTGATTATTGCTGCTGTATGGGGGATAGATCTTATATTAAAAAATGCCTTTGATTTGTCCCTGCATGGCGTCGTTGGTGCTGTACTACGTCAGCCACTGGAATCAATGGGTGGAAGTTTATGGGGAGCTATCATTGCCATCATTCTAATTCACTTGTTATGGTCTTTTGGTATTCATGGCATTTCAGTTGTGGCCAGCGTTATGGCCCCGATATGGTATAGTCTGACAGAACAGAATGTGGCCGCACAACAAGCCGGTGAGGAACTTCCGCATATTATTGGTCAGCCTTTTATGGCGATCTGGTGGGCTGTAGGTGGTTCAGGTATGGCGTTGGCATTAACGATTTTATTTGTTTGGCGGGCACGATCAAAGCACTTAAAGGGGCTCGGACGGGGATCCATTTGGGCGAGTTTTTTCAATATTAGTGAGCCGGTCGTATTTGGTGCCCCCATCGTGATGAACCCGTTGTTATTCATACCTTTTATACTGGCGCCATTGGCTGTTGGGATAATCACGTACTTTTCCATGTCACTCGGATTTGTAGGAAAACCTTATGTGATTGTACCGTGGACGACGCCCCCTCCATTTTCAGGTATATTGACCACAGGTGATTGGCGTGGCGGTGTATTAATGACTATAAATCTAATCGTTGCAATCCTTATCTATTACCCGTTTTTCCGTTTGTATGATAAAAAACTTGTACAGGAAGAAAAAGAAAACGATTCAGCTGCAGTCACTAAAGAGGAATAA
- a CDS encoding carbohydrate deacetylase → MEKKAPEVIINADDFCLSPGVTAGILYAHQYGVISSTTAMMNTEYAKESLTEAKQYPDLGLGLHFVLDAGHPVFSSNSSLTDRTGRFLKGKSLMESAEKQDLKDELEAQLELLYKWYGNVTHIDSHHHMHLHMPGVTEVVLEIAEQCQIPIRKFSETEIRKDVSSIDFFCKEFYGEKHVSIENLLGILSRLESGVTEIMCHPAFMDSWLRDKSSYNNTRMKELEVLTNTRVKEWLKNYSLNLIHYGGLSHEC, encoded by the coding sequence ATGGAAAAGAAGGCACCAGAGGTAATAATCAACGCTGACGACTTTTGTCTGTCACCCGGGGTAACAGCAGGAATACTTTATGCACATCAATATGGCGTTATTTCAAGCACTACTGCGATGATGAACACAGAATATGCAAAAGAAAGTCTGACAGAGGCTAAACAATACCCTGATTTGGGATTAGGCTTGCATTTCGTTCTGGATGCAGGCCACCCTGTTTTTTCGAGTAATAGTAGTTTAACAGACAGAACAGGTCGTTTTTTAAAAGGGAAATCATTAATGGAATCTGCTGAAAAGCAAGATTTGAAAGACGAGCTGGAAGCTCAATTGGAGTTGCTTTACAAATGGTATGGAAATGTGACGCATATCGATAGTCATCATCATATGCATTTGCATATGCCCGGTGTAACGGAAGTGGTTTTGGAAATAGCGGAGCAATGTCAAATACCCATCCGTAAATTTTCCGAAACTGAGATAAGAAAAGATGTGTCGTCTATAGATTTTTTCTGCAAGGAATTTTATGGCGAAAAGCATGTGTCGATTGAAAATTTGCTGGGTATCTTGTCGCGTTTAGAATCTGGCGTTACGGAAATTATGTGCCATCCTGCATTTATGGATTCCTGGTTGCGTGACAAAAGCAGCTATAATAATACTAGAATGAAAGAATTAGAAGTTTTAACAAACACAAGAGTTAAAGAATGGCTGAAAAATTATTCTCTAAATCTAATCCATTATGGAGGGCTGAGCCATGAATGTTGA
- a CDS encoding exo-beta-N-acetylmuramidase NamZ domain-containing protein: MRTLKLIMMTTLILVLALTTSQITPSANDTAGNKSNNGNQKVTPGIEVLLDKNLDWLKDKRVGLITNPTGVASNMESSIDLLHNHPEVNLTALYGPEHGIRGNREAGEYVESYIDDKTGLPVYSLYGPTWKPTEDMLKDVDVLLFDIQDIGSNVYTYIYTLGFAMEAAAEHDKELIVLDRPNPIGGTKVEGPVRSEDAVSFMGRFMLPVRHGMTVGELAAMWNHEYSMGVNLKVAQMKGWKRTMHFEDTGLPWVMTSPNIPTQNTAYLYAGTELLDDTTLTTGLGTTRPFELVGAPWIDGEALAEEMSNRDIAGVTFRSAYFTPQFGKYEGEMVGGVQVHIDKPSRIDLVDLGLHLVDAMRDQNPEEFDMTSSYANLIGDTEVPDMIMNDQPVEDIIGSWQEDLDTWVENVRNQYLMYPPYPSGSPPYKQDGILGMLPLDLTAAPGQDVDLKVNGFNKHGEKMNIDPASIEWDVSNDIGYVENGTFHAEKEGQGRITASYNDHQASREAEVSPTYVEDIRHAVHASYTRVVFDLNKTIENYEITESDGELKVKIPYGEINGNLDEDGGTIEIANSPTLSSVDYSEGDGMFVADFNLKKENVEYESPEFSSRLVVDIKH; the protein is encoded by the coding sequence ATGAGAACGTTGAAATTAATAATGATGACGACCTTGATTCTTGTGTTGGCTTTAACAACTTCGCAGATAACCCCGAGTGCTAATGACACTGCAGGCAATAAAAGCAATAATGGTAATCAAAAGGTAACGCCGGGCATTGAAGTTTTATTGGATAAAAATTTGGATTGGCTTAAGGACAAACGGGTTGGTTTGATAACGAATCCGACAGGTGTGGCAAGCAATATGGAAAGCAGTATTGACTTGCTGCACAATCACCCCGAGGTGAATTTAACGGCATTGTATGGGCCGGAACACGGTATACGTGGCAATCGTGAAGCCGGAGAGTATGTCGAATCTTATATCGATGACAAAACAGGGCTGCCTGTCTATAGTTTATACGGGCCAACATGGAAGCCGACGGAAGACATGCTTAAGGATGTGGATGTCCTCTTATTTGATATTCAGGACATCGGATCGAACGTTTACACCTACATCTATACACTGGGATTTGCGATGGAAGCAGCAGCGGAACACGATAAAGAATTGATTGTATTGGACAGGCCGAATCCAATTGGCGGCACAAAAGTTGAGGGTCCGGTGCGTTCTGAAGATGCAGTCAGTTTTATGGGAAGGTTTATGCTGCCGGTTAGACATGGCATGACAGTTGGGGAATTGGCGGCTATGTGGAACCATGAATATAGTATGGGCGTAAATTTAAAGGTAGCGCAAATGAAGGGTTGGAAGCGGACAATGCATTTTGAGGATACAGGGCTGCCCTGGGTGATGACCTCCCCTAATATACCAACGCAGAACACAGCTTATTTGTATGCTGGAACCGAATTGTTGGATGACACCACGTTGACGACCGGCCTTGGAACGACCAGACCGTTTGAATTAGTTGGTGCCCCGTGGATTGACGGCGAGGCTTTGGCTGAAGAAATGAGTAACCGTGATATTGCCGGTGTAACGTTCAGATCCGCCTATTTCACACCCCAGTTTGGAAAATACGAGGGTGAAATGGTTGGAGGGGTACAGGTTCATATAGATAAGCCTTCTAGGATAGACCTTGTGGATTTGGGGCTGCATCTCGTTGATGCGATGCGTGATCAAAATCCAGAGGAATTTGATATGACGTCCAGTTATGCCAATCTGATTGGAGACACAGAAGTTCCTGACATGATTATGAATGATCAGCCGGTTGAAGATATTATAGGGTCCTGGCAGGAAGATTTGGATACATGGGTTGAGAACGTGCGAAATCAATATCTTATGTATCCGCCATATCCAAGCGGTTCACCGCCTTATAAGCAGGATGGCATATTGGGTATGTTGCCGCTGGATTTGACAGCCGCTCCCGGTCAGGATGTTGATCTAAAAGTAAATGGATTTAATAAGCATGGTGAGAAAATGAATATTGATCCTGCTTCAATCGAATGGGATGTTTCAAATGATATCGGTTATGTGGAAAATGGAACGTTCCATGCAGAAAAAGAAGGACAGGGCCGGATCACAGCATCCTATAATGATCATCAGGCCAGCAGAGAAGCAGAGGTCTCGCCAACATATGTGGAAGATATAAGACATGCTGTTCACGCCAGTTATACCCGGGTTGTCTTTGATCTGAACAAGACAATCGAAAACTATGAGATAACTGAAAGTGACGGTGAATTAAAAGTAAAAATACCTTATGGTGAAATAAACGGAAATTTGGACGAGGATGGTGGCACAATTGAAATCGCAAACAGTCCGACATTATCATCTGTTGACTATTCAGAGGGAGACGGGATGTTTGTGGCAGATTTTAATTTAAAAAAGGAAAATGTCGAATATGAAAGTCCTGAGTTCTCATCCAGGTTGGTCGTTGATATAAAACATTAA